Proteins encoded together in one Pseudomonas sp. TCU-HL1 window:
- the paaA gene encoding 1,2-phenylacetyl-CoA epoxidase subunit PaaA yields the protein MYAQLVETGVKRIKALEEMSSEERAFQEKIDAEIKIEAKNWMPDAYRQTLIRQISQHAHSEIVGMLPEGNWVTRAPTLKRKLQLMAKIQDEAGHGLYLYSAMETLGADRDAEIAKLHSGRAKYSSIFNYPTLSWADMGAVGWLVDGAAIVNQVVLQRTSYGPYSRAMIRICKEESFHQRQGYEILLHMMRHGTQAQKDMVQDAINRLWWPSLMMFGPSDADSPNSAQSMAWKIKRQSNDELRQRFIDQTVPQLELLGCTAPDPHLKWNEERGHYDFGDIQWEEFYEVLKGNGPCNVERVATRRKAIEDGAWVREAAVAHARKQQRKANAA from the coding sequence ATGTACGCACAATTGGTTGAGACCGGCGTGAAGCGCATCAAGGCGCTGGAGGAGATGTCCTCCGAAGAACGCGCCTTCCAGGAGAAGATCGACGCGGAGATCAAGATCGAAGCGAAGAACTGGATGCCGGATGCTTACCGGCAGACCCTGATCCGCCAGATTTCCCAGCACGCCCACTCCGAGATCGTCGGCATGCTGCCTGAGGGCAACTGGGTGACCCGCGCCCCGACCCTGAAGCGCAAGCTGCAACTGATGGCCAAGATCCAGGACGAAGCCGGCCACGGCCTCTACCTGTACAGCGCCATGGAAACCCTGGGCGCCGACCGCGACGCGGAGATCGCCAAGCTGCACTCTGGCCGCGCCAAGTATTCGAGCATCTTCAATTACCCGACCCTGAGCTGGGCCGACATGGGCGCCGTGGGCTGGCTGGTGGATGGCGCCGCCATCGTCAACCAGGTGGTGCTGCAGCGAACCTCCTATGGCCCCTACTCCCGCGCCATGATCCGCATCTGCAAGGAAGAGAGCTTCCACCAGCGCCAGGGCTACGAAATCCTCCTGCACATGATGCGTCACGGTACCCAGGCCCAGAAGGACATGGTCCAGGACGCCATCAACCGCCTCTGGTGGCCATCGCTGATGATGTTCGGCCCGAGCGACGCCGACTCCCCCAACAGCGCCCAGTCCATGGCCTGGAAGATCAAGCGCCAGAGCAACGACGAGCTGCGCCAGCGCTTCATCGACCAGACCGTGCCGCAGCTGGAGCTGCTCGGCTGCACCGCCCCAGACCCGCACCTGAAGTGGAACGAGGAACGCGGCCACTACGACTTCGGCGACATCCAGTGGGAAGAGTTCTACGAAGTGCTCAAGGGCAACGGCCCGTGCAACGTCGAGCGCGTCGCCACCCGCCGCAAGGCCATCGAAGACGGCGCCTGGGTCCGTGAAGCCGCGGTCGCCCATGCCCGCAAACAACAACGCAAAGCGAACGCCGCTTGA
- the paaB gene encoding 1,2-phenylacetyl-CoA epoxidase subunit PaaB, giving the protein MSEWTLFEVFVRSKHGLNHKHVGSVHAADARMAIENARELYTRRNEGVSLWVVPSALITASSPDEKEPLFDPSQDKVYRHASFYELPAEVGHM; this is encoded by the coding sequence ATGTCCGAATGGACCCTTTTCGAAGTATTTGTCCGCAGCAAGCACGGCCTGAACCACAAACACGTTGGCAGCGTGCATGCCGCCGATGCGCGCATGGCCATCGAGAACGCCCGCGAGCTGTACACCCGCCGCAACGAAGGCGTGAGCCTGTGGGTGGTGCCGTCCGCGCTGATCACCGCCTCCTCCCCGGACGAAAAGGAGCCGCTGTTCGACCCGTCCCAGGACAAGGTCTACCGCCACGCCAGCTTCTACGAGCTGCCGGCCGAAGTCGGACACATGTGA
- the paaC gene encoding 1,2-phenylacetyl-CoA epoxidase subunit PaaC, with amino-acid sequence MSQREDLIQYLLRLGDNALIQGQRLCEWCGHAPALEEELALMNVGLDLVGQARNWLDYAAELLADGRDADHLAFRRDERAYRNLLLVEQPNGDYAVTITKQFFYDAWHFQMLHGLSQSSDERLAGIAAKALKEVTYHLRRSSEWVERLGDGTEESHTRMLAAVADIWRFTVELVNSDEVEQRLFEAGIAPNPEEIAAAWKSKVADIFASATLPMPEPASYFYLSGRKGLHTEHLGLLLAEMQFLQRAYPDASW; translated from the coding sequence ATGAGCCAACGCGAAGACCTCATCCAATACCTGCTGCGCCTCGGCGACAACGCCCTGATCCAGGGCCAGCGCCTGTGCGAATGGTGCGGCCACGCCCCGGCGCTGGAAGAAGAGCTGGCGCTGATGAACGTCGGCCTCGACCTGGTGGGCCAGGCCCGCAACTGGCTGGACTACGCCGCCGAGCTGCTGGCCGACGGCCGTGATGCCGATCATCTGGCCTTCCGCCGCGACGAGCGCGCCTACCGCAACCTGCTGCTGGTGGAGCAGCCCAACGGCGATTACGCCGTGACCATCACCAAGCAGTTCTTCTACGACGCCTGGCACTTCCAGATGCTGCACGGCCTCTCCCAGTCCAGCGACGAGCGCCTTGCCGGTATCGCCGCCAAGGCCCTCAAGGAAGTCACCTACCACCTGCGCCGCTCCAGCGAATGGGTCGAGCGCCTGGGCGACGGCACCGAGGAAAGCCACACGCGCATGCTCGCGGCAGTCGCTGATATCTGGCGCTTCACCGTCGAACTGGTGAACAGCGACGAGGTGGAGCAGCGCCTGTTCGAAGCCGGCATTGCGCCGAACCCGGAGGAGATCGCCGCTGCCTGGAAATCCAAGGTCGCCGACATCTTCGCCAGCGCCACCCTGCCGATGCCGGAGCCGGCCAGCTACTTCTACCTGTCCGGCCGCAAGGGCCTGCACACCGAGCACCTCGGCCTGCTGCTGGCCGAAATGCAGTTCCTTCAGCGGGCTTACCCCGATGCGTCCTGGTGA
- the paaD gene encoding 1,2-phenylacetyl-CoA epoxidase subunit PaaD, whose product MRPGELIASDRGARAGAPDDLARAWSVLGEVMDPEVPVVSVVDLGIVRDLDWQDGHLHVVVTPTYSGCPATEVIEHDIEQALEGAGFAAPKLERRLTPAWTTDWISLEGRERLRAYGIAPPAGSTSKRSLMGDAGDVCCPQCDSAHTELLSQFGSTACKALYRCRDCLEPFDYFKCI is encoded by the coding sequence ATGCGTCCTGGTGAGCTGATCGCCAGCGACCGTGGCGCCAGGGCCGGCGCGCCGGATGATCTGGCACGCGCCTGGTCGGTGCTCGGCGAGGTGATGGACCCGGAAGTGCCGGTGGTCAGCGTGGTCGACCTCGGCATCGTCCGCGACCTCGACTGGCAGGACGGCCATCTGCATGTGGTCGTCACCCCGACCTACTCCGGCTGCCCGGCCACCGAGGTGATCGAGCACGACATCGAGCAGGCCCTGGAAGGCGCCGGCTTCGCTGCGCCGAAACTGGAGCGCCGCCTGACGCCGGCCTGGACCACCGACTGGATCAGCCTTGAGGGCCGCGAGCGCCTGCGTGCCTACGGCATCGCCCCGCCGGCCGGCAGCACCAGCAAACGCAGCCTGATGGGCGACGCCGGTGACGTGTGCTGCCCGCAGTGCGACAGCGCCCATACCGAGCTACTCAGCCAGTTCGGCTCGACCGCCTGCAAGGCGTTGTACCGCTGCCGGGACTGCCTGGAGCCTTTCGACTATTTCAAGTGCATCTGA